A segment of the Marinomonas posidonica IVIA-Po-181 genome:
GGCACGCTTGCTTCGACGTCAGCCTTCGCGGAGGATTTCGACCTTAATGCCTTAGTCAAAGCCGCCAAGTCAGAGCCTGCGCTTTCTGTCTACGACTCGACCGGCAAAATCAAGAAACAAGCCAAGGCCTTTGCTAAAAAATACGGCATTGAAAACACCGGCACCAAGATCAAAGCCGGCGCCAGCATCAAAATGGTACTGAGTGAAACCAAAGCCAATAACGTCAAATCGGATGTGGTAATCATCTCAGATGTACCAGCCGCTTCCGCTCAGTTATTATCGAATGGCTATACATACAGCTATCTACCGGAAGACATGAAAAGTAAGATACCAGCACAATTTAGCAATCCATTAGTGGTATCAAACTCACCTGTTGTTTGGTCTTACAACACCGCACTAAACGACAGCTGCCCGGTTGATAACATCTGGGCACTGACCGACCCTGAGTGGAAAGGTCATGTCACCATGCCGGACCCGCTGAACAAATCCCTATACACGGACTTTTTCAACCAGTTTGCCATGCATCATGACAAGCTCATTGCCGACGCTTACCAAGCCCACTACGGCAAGCCGCTGAAAACCAATTTAGACAGCGCCACTGCGGCCTTTGTGGTCGCCCTAGCAAAAAATCAGCCGTTGCTAACCAATTCGGATGGTGATGTCGCCTCCGCGGTTGGCGCACCTGACACCAAGGAAAACTTCATTGGCATCATGTCATCAGCGAAATACCGTGAAAACAAAAACGGCATGAAACTTGGCATCTGTGCGTCAATGAAACCTATGGTTGGCATGCTTTACCCTAAATTCATGATGATCACCAAAGGCACGGACAGCCCAAATGCGGCGAAATTATTTGTGCATTACATGTTGACCAGTGAAGGCTTTAAGCCTCAAGCCATCGACGGCAAAATCTCAACCAATATTGACAACAAAATCCCTGCTGTCGAACCTTCTGGCGTGTCGGCTTACCTAGATCAACTAATAAAATACAACCCAGCGTCAGCTCAAGATGACTGGGCAAGCCGCCAAGACTGGCAAGACCTTTGGGCGCTTGCACGTGCTGGCCAACTGTAGACAACCTTGAGACTAGATGAACCCAGTTCATCTAGTCTCATCAGTAAGACACAGGCCAATGACTGAGCCTGTGTCAATTTTTAAAGGATTACCTTGAACACATTACATGATATTGAACCACGTGCCAGCTTCCTAAAAACCTTGATTCAAAAAGCCTCCGCGCGCGCGCTGGAAGGTTACTTAAATCGAGAAGCCGGTTCCTATGATTTAAAAGGCCCACAAGACTTTTTAACCGAAACCGATCTCGCCGTCGAAACCATGATTCGGGAGGAAATATCACGCCATTTTCCTGAAGATGCCATTTTAGGAGAAGAAGGCGGCGGTACACCTGGGCCCGCCACTTGGATCATAGACCCCATTGATGGCACCGCCAACTTTGCTCGTGGCATTCCCCATTTCTGCGTCATTATTTGTTTTTGCGTCGATGGCAAAGCCCAATTGGCCGCCATTGCGCAACCAGTGTCACAGGAGTTGTACTTTGCTCAACGCGGCAAAGGCGTCACCAAAAATAACCAAGCCATTAGCGTGGCACCTACCTCAGATATGACACAAGCCCATGTTGAGCTTGGCTGGTCACAAAGAGCCACAACACAAGCCTACTTAACGGCTCAAGACGACTTATTCAAACAAGGTGCCAGCATTCGTCGAGGCGGTTCCGGCGGCTTAGGATTAGCCTGGGTGGCAGAAGGACGAACCGATGCCTATCTAGAAATCTCCATGAACACTTGGGACTGTATTGCTGGCATGTTGATGGTCGAAGAAGCCGGTGGGCAAGTCGGTACTTGGCCAAACAGCTTGGCAGATCTACTAGACACTGGCCCTGTACTCGCTTCGGCCCCCGCCATTGCGACACAAGTTTGCCAAGTTAACTTTCCAAATTTAGCCCTAAAGGATCCATCATGAATCAATCAACTGTCACCGACATTAAACAAGTCTTTCGAGAGGCCGACGCAAAGCGTGCACCTCTTCATCTGATTCATAAAAACTTTCTTGGTCGTAACATCGACCTTTATATTGGCAACAAACAGGCCGCTTCCGATCCTGAATTATTAAGCCAACATGGTATAGGTACGGTTTTCAATTGTGCGGTCAATCTGGACATTAACCTGGTCACCACGCAAGACCCGTTAAGCAAGGTCTTACCCTTTGGTTGGTCGCCTGTGCGTTACTACAAACTGGGCATTGTCGATGGCCCTGGCAACCCTCATCCAATGATGCTGGCAGGCTATTATCAATTGCGCAGCTTGATCGACCAAGAATTACCAAATAAACCAAGTTACCCGTGGAAAGAAACTGGTAACATACTCATCAACTGTCGTGGTGGACGCAGTCGTTCAGTAACGTTAACCGCACTTTTACTGCATTTAGACGAGGCTGAAACCTATCCAAGTCTAGAAGACGCCATCGCTCACATACGTGAAGCCAGACAATTGATTAAAGAAGAATGGCCTGAAGCGCCCAAACAAGTATTGGTCGATGCCGCCCATTGGGCCGCAGAACAAGTAAAACGTTTGCAGCCCTATCTGCCCAAAGAGAAAGTGTAAATGCAAAGAAACAAAGGTCCTGAAAAAAACAAAGCGACGTCGGCTGCCGACGTCGCGCGTTTGGCTGGTGTCTCACGTTCGGCTGTTTCTCGCACCTTTACTGACGGCGCCAGCGTCTCGGCGAAAACCCGAGAGAAAGTGCTGGCGGCTGCCACCGAACTCAATTATCACGTTAATCATCTAGCCCGTAGTATCTCAAAAGAACAAAGCCGACCCGTTTGCCTACTGGCCGCTAATTTAGACAAGCCTTATCACAATCTATTATTAGACGCTCTCACCAAACAACTACAACAAGACGGACGCATGGTGATGGTGATCAATGCCAGCTCAGAGCCTAGCAGTGCCGAACAAGCCATGCGTCGCGCTCTGCACTACCGAGCATCCGCCAGTGTGGTGATGTCGGGAACACCACCGCAAGAATTGGTCCAAGCCTGTGTCGACTCAGGTCAGAAAGTCATCATGATTAACTGTAGTGATGAGGTCGAAAACGTCCATCACATTCAGATTGACTATGTCGATGCCATGCAACAAGCCGTCACTCTGTTTCAACAAGCTGGCTGCCAAGCCCTTTCCTTAGTCAGCTCGACCAAGGGCACGCCTAGCCTGCTAGCCCGTGAACAGTTTTTTATCTCAGCAGCGCAAGCACAAGGTTTTGAGGTGACGATTTGGCGAGGTGACAACACCAACTATGAGGACGGTCAACACGCTGCTCAAGCCTTATTGTCCAATCGTCAGCCAAACCATGCCTATTTTTGCATTACCGATTTAGTCGCTTGCGGCTTTATTGATACCGCCCGCCATCAGTTTAATCTTTCAATTCCTGATGACATTAGCATTCTTGGCTTTGATGATATTCCTCAGTCCGCATGGCAAGCCTATCAACTCACCACCTTTGCTCAACCTTATCAGGGCATCGCCAATCGAGTCAGTGATATTTTAGGGGAACTTGAAGAAGCCGATTTAACCTCACGATTGACCGCGATCCCCAAGCTGCGTAATAGCCTTCGCTAAGAGTCGGAATAAAACGCATGCTTGCTGAAAACC
Coding sequences within it:
- a CDS encoding ABC transporter substrate-binding protein, giving the protein MIRNIPSLLLVGTLASTSAFAEDFDLNALVKAAKSEPALSVYDSTGKIKKQAKAFAKKYGIENTGTKIKAGASIKMVLSETKANNVKSDVVIISDVPAASAQLLSNGYTYSYLPEDMKSKIPAQFSNPLVVSNSPVVWSYNTALNDSCPVDNIWALTDPEWKGHVTMPDPLNKSLYTDFFNQFAMHHDKLIADAYQAHYGKPLKTNLDSATAAFVVALAKNQPLLTNSDGDVASAVGAPDTKENFIGIMSSAKYRENKNGMKLGICASMKPMVGMLYPKFMMITKGTDSPNAAKLFVHYMLTSEGFKPQAIDGKISTNIDNKIPAVEPSGVSAYLDQLIKYNPASAQDDWASRQDWQDLWALARAGQL
- a CDS encoding inositol monophosphatase family protein, coding for MNTLHDIEPRASFLKTLIQKASARALEGYLNREAGSYDLKGPQDFLTETDLAVETMIREEISRHFPEDAILGEEGGGTPGPATWIIDPIDGTANFARGIPHFCVIICFCVDGKAQLAAIAQPVSQELYFAQRGKGVTKNNQAISVAPTSDMTQAHVELGWSQRATTQAYLTAQDDLFKQGASIRRGGSGGLGLAWVAEGRTDAYLEISMNTWDCIAGMLMVEEAGGQVGTWPNSLADLLDTGPVLASAPAIATQVCQVNFPNLALKDPS
- a CDS encoding dual specificity protein phosphatase family protein translates to MNQSTVTDIKQVFREADAKRAPLHLIHKNFLGRNIDLYIGNKQAASDPELLSQHGIGTVFNCAVNLDINLVTTQDPLSKVLPFGWSPVRYYKLGIVDGPGNPHPMMLAGYYQLRSLIDQELPNKPSYPWKETGNILINCRGGRSRSVTLTALLLHLDEAETYPSLEDAIAHIREARQLIKEEWPEAPKQVLVDAAHWAAEQVKRLQPYLPKEKV
- a CDS encoding substrate-binding domain-containing protein, which produces MQRNKGPEKNKATSAADVARLAGVSRSAVSRTFTDGASVSAKTREKVLAAATELNYHVNHLARSISKEQSRPVCLLAANLDKPYHNLLLDALTKQLQQDGRMVMVINASSEPSSAEQAMRRALHYRASASVVMSGTPPQELVQACVDSGQKVIMINCSDEVENVHHIQIDYVDAMQQAVTLFQQAGCQALSLVSSTKGTPSLLAREQFFISAAQAQGFEVTIWRGDNTNYEDGQHAAQALLSNRQPNHAYFCITDLVACGFIDTARHQFNLSIPDDISILGFDDIPQSAWQAYQLTTFAQPYQGIANRVSDILGELEEADLTSRLTAIPKLRNSLR